One Streptosporangium sp. NBC_01495 DNA window includes the following coding sequences:
- a CDS encoding LamG-like jellyroll fold domain-containing protein → MTSQAEPDALTKAAFTLAKKGNKRVEIETLRSETGTYYANPDGKTLTAEVASVPVRVKKNGDWQSIDPTLIEENGVLRPKATKGDISLSLGGDTTAVAYSGEKGKGSVSIPDVLPKPAVKGNTATYPDAYGTGADLVISAHPEGFRHEIVLRQRPVEKLKLRIPLGLPKGLKLGKGSDKTPGVLDDQGKEIADLSSTLVLDATEMREPATGRMSQAETSVDGDGALVLKPDADFLADPAVTYPVTLAAPLEDWVGTGIAGDTFVSHSYPSSASNKGLNRIIVGRSNSGTVTWRGYIRFNIKGTPLEGGTVDNADLRLWNYDTNDCSDTATPGIVARRITTDWDINTMTWGSGQPRVVPDGQSGEKGAYGVNCPEGEGELWHTLEDITQAWMNGANDYGVQLSSASESVPTNWRWYRSDEYGGYDTYPFTPRGPVLIIKYEPKIKTEVRGYYVPGPSDGTTPTAAEITEHLTDQADAPDLPVLNEEQARALRENAQDTVISDATDGFYEVEEITREEWLERLDPDEEVHEPEPGGVPPVVVTTTPLAGATDIPVSTALHVTFDEWVANPAFVVKNAAGDVVSGETSVQGAQANFVPGQLLAEATTYTAEITAADMDGAAMTAPHSWSFTTGSATTPPQGLVAAYGLNEGSGTSVADSSGQHNTGTASATNWVNGKYGKALSFNGTSSWVTVEDAASLRLTTGMTLSAWVNPATVANWSSVVGKELSAGGVSYLLYAANGDSVPSGWAKASAPGHATANGVSPLPVNTWSHLAFTYDGAALRLFVNGQQIADTPLSESLIDDGSPLHIGGNGIWGEYFSGLIDEVRVYNRAQSATEVQTDMNTPIGEQAPPDTQAPTAPGSLAVMGGSGNAQLTWTASTDNVGVGGYRIHRSTTPGFTPSAANQVGSSPTTTFTDAGLAAGTYYYRVRAVDAAGNLSPSSNEVSATVTAPPTNPGLVAAYGMDEGSGTIVGDSSGQHNTGAATDTTWTTGKHGTALSFNGSSSWVTVPHAESLRLTNALTLSAWVQPAANNNWRTVLMKELAEGGSYGLYSSNGSVPQGWLQMAESGGAAAGESALPLNQWSHLAVTYNGSTATLYVNGTLIDEQPIAGDLIDDGGVLRLGGNNAWREFFNGRIDEVRIYNRVQTATEIQTDMNTPVGAAPAGVAAQQRRMDATADAAPTIDKLTIEGARTVDGITVASTLTPGLTTWLSAGRDGEAKVEVELAGTPTKSFKAGRVITDKRLLWSGQVTAKPGDSRVTLQIPKGKLQDGEKVRWRARVADSDTGGWTHWQNLIIQQPQSAQPPAKEEPVDGSLPNREPETKQKATRAGASTASLAETMSPLTGTQAVQAAVKPFNYDRINKQGDCQLSRHQSIATWRWIKNSFNVCFTGRIGETETVNDISNGIAWSARFSMVVHTYVGHSAGTANPTAARGEAGIHSRQMKAWIKVDDFRPGGFEGAAGRPVKVGLSNSSGCFVDKKIIVDDIGDWIQGADRLITITSPEAWFPAPDRKGFCGLRPSVSYPESDNPLKLFGWLSPDRVEFRCDSSPRILNHTGGCVVWSSRPVWHLDGNRAEDPVTKSGVNQTAAHIWKALYDPDDTVPLSPVRKKIPGRYSKNDPGCMSENNRCLTRAEGDRKDPDTVPGKNDAARKKVCKLARVPSGLQQPSCDEYPFASTHEGAASAGYNMSVAIVECKDNTTAGALLNGWYDRHRILEKDPFWVDATKKGDTVPENVPPPDIAQVDTSGFGERCR, encoded by the coding sequence GTGACCTCACAGGCAGAGCCCGACGCCCTGACCAAAGCCGCTTTCACCCTGGCCAAAAAGGGCAATAAGCGCGTCGAGATCGAGACGCTGCGCTCAGAAACCGGCACTTACTACGCCAACCCCGACGGTAAGACTCTCACTGCCGAGGTGGCCAGCGTCCCAGTCCGGGTGAAGAAGAACGGCGACTGGCAGTCGATCGATCCGACCCTGATCGAAGAAAACGGCGTCCTGCGGCCCAAGGCCACTAAGGGTGATATCAGTTTGTCCCTCGGGGGCGACACGACCGCCGTGGCCTACAGTGGCGAGAAGGGCAAGGGGAGCGTCTCCATCCCGGACGTGCTGCCGAAGCCGGCGGTCAAGGGCAACACCGCCACCTACCCCGACGCCTACGGCACCGGCGCCGACCTCGTCATCAGCGCCCATCCAGAAGGCTTCCGGCACGAAATCGTGCTGCGGCAACGCCCCGTTGAGAAGCTCAAACTTCGCATCCCGCTCGGCCTGCCCAAGGGGCTCAAGCTGGGCAAGGGCAGCGACAAGACGCCAGGGGTGCTGGACGACCAGGGCAAGGAGATCGCTGACCTGTCCTCCACGCTAGTGCTGGACGCGACTGAGATGCGCGAACCCGCTACCGGCCGCATGAGCCAGGCCGAGACCAGCGTGGACGGCGACGGCGCTCTGGTGCTCAAGCCCGACGCGGACTTCCTGGCCGACCCGGCCGTCACCTACCCGGTTACGCTGGCCGCGCCGCTGGAGGACTGGGTCGGGACGGGAATCGCCGGCGACACCTTCGTCAGCCACAGTTACCCCAGCAGCGCCAGCAATAAGGGCCTCAACCGCATCATCGTCGGCCGCTCTAACAGTGGCACGGTCACCTGGCGCGGCTACATCCGCTTCAACATCAAGGGTACGCCGCTGGAGGGCGGCACGGTCGACAATGCCGACCTGCGGCTTTGGAACTACGACACCAACGACTGCAGCGACACCGCCACCCCCGGCATCGTCGCGCGCCGTATCACCACCGACTGGGACATCAACACGATGACCTGGGGCAGCGGGCAGCCCAGGGTCGTCCCCGACGGCCAGAGCGGCGAGAAGGGCGCCTACGGGGTGAACTGCCCCGAAGGCGAGGGCGAGCTGTGGCACACCCTGGAAGACATCACCCAAGCCTGGATGAACGGCGCCAACGACTACGGCGTCCAACTGTCCTCCGCCAGCGAGAGCGTGCCCACCAACTGGCGCTGGTACCGCTCCGACGAATACGGTGGCTACGACACCTACCCCTTCACCCCCCGCGGCCCCGTCCTCATCATCAAGTACGAGCCCAAGATCAAGACTGAGGTGCGGGGGTACTACGTTCCAGGCCCCAGCGACGGTACAACCCCCACGGCCGCCGAGATTACGGAGCATCTCACCGACCAGGCCGACGCTCCTGACCTCCCTGTCCTCAACGAAGAGCAGGCACGCGCACTGCGGGAGAACGCTCAGGATACTGTCATATCCGATGCCACAGATGGTTTCTATGAGGTGGAGGAGATCACTCGCGAGGAGTGGCTGGAAAGACTGGACCCTGACGAGGAGGTTCACGAGCCGGAACCTGGCGGGGTACCGCCCGTCGTCGTCACCACAACTCCCCTTGCTGGAGCTACTGACATTCCGGTCTCGACGGCGCTGCATGTGACGTTCGATGAGTGGGTAGCCAATCCGGCATTCGTCGTCAAAAATGCCGCTGGGGATGTCGTGAGTGGCGAGACATCCGTCCAGGGCGCTCAGGCCAATTTCGTACCGGGTCAACTGCTGGCCGAGGCAACGACGTACACGGCTGAGATCACCGCGGCAGATATGGACGGCGCCGCCATGACAGCGCCTCACTCGTGGAGTTTCACCACAGGATCTGCCACCACGCCGCCACAGGGGCTGGTAGCAGCCTATGGGCTCAACGAGGGCTCGGGCACGAGCGTGGCAGACTCCTCCGGACAACACAACACCGGCACAGCCAGCGCCACCAACTGGGTGAACGGGAAGTATGGCAAGGCGCTGTCGTTCAACGGCACGTCGAGCTGGGTCACCGTCGAGGATGCCGCGTCGCTTCGGCTGACAACCGGAATGACGTTGTCCGCCTGGGTCAACCCGGCGACGGTCGCTAACTGGAGCAGCGTAGTGGGTAAGGAGTTGAGTGCTGGAGGCGTCTCCTACCTGCTGTACGCCGCCAACGGCGACTCGGTTCCGTCCGGCTGGGCGAAGGCCTCGGCTCCGGGGCATGCGACGGCCAACGGCGTTTCGCCCTTGCCGGTGAACACCTGGAGCCACCTGGCGTTCACCTACGACGGCGCCGCCCTGCGGCTGTTCGTCAACGGACAGCAGATCGCCGATACTCCGCTCAGCGAAAGCCTCATTGACGATGGTAGCCCGCTGCACATCGGCGGCAACGGCATCTGGGGCGAATACTTCAGTGGCCTGATCGACGAAGTACGCGTCTACAACCGCGCTCAGAGCGCGACCGAGGTCCAGACCGACATGAACACCCCGATCGGCGAGCAGGCGCCGCCGGACACCCAGGCGCCAACCGCGCCCGGTTCGCTCGCCGTAATGGGCGGTTCTGGCAATGCGCAGCTCACCTGGACGGCCTCGACGGACAACGTGGGCGTGGGCGGCTACAGGATCCACCGATCCACGACGCCCGGATTCACCCCGTCGGCCGCAAACCAGGTCGGCTCGTCACCGACCACCACGTTCACCGACGCGGGCCTCGCGGCGGGGACGTACTACTACCGGGTCCGCGCTGTCGACGCGGCCGGCAACCTCAGCCCGTCATCGAACGAGGTCTCGGCCACCGTCACGGCCCCGCCGACGAACCCGGGCCTAGTGGCCGCGTACGGCATGGATGAGGGCTCGGGCACAATCGTGGGCGACTCCTCCGGGCAGCACAACACCGGAGCGGCCACCGACACCACCTGGACGACCGGTAAGCACGGCACGGCGCTGTCGTTCAACGGCTCCTCCAGCTGGGTGACCGTCCCGCACGCCGAGTCACTGCGCCTGACGAACGCACTGACTCTCTCGGCATGGGTACAGCCGGCGGCAAACAACAACTGGCGCACCGTGCTGATGAAGGAACTCGCCGAAGGCGGCAGCTACGGCCTGTACTCCTCCAACGGTTCAGTCCCACAGGGCTGGTTGCAGATGGCCGAGAGTGGTGGGGCGGCGGCGGGAGAAAGCGCACTGCCACTGAACCAGTGGAGCCACCTGGCAGTCACCTACAACGGCAGCACGGCCACCCTGTACGTCAACGGCACTCTGATCGACGAGCAACCGATCGCCGGCGACCTCATCGACGACGGCGGTGTACTGCGACTCGGCGGCAACAACGCCTGGCGTGAATTCTTCAACGGCAGAATCGACGAGGTACGCATCTACAACCGCGTCCAAACCGCGACCGAAATCCAGACCGACATGAACACCCCCGTCGGCGCCGCCCCGGCCGGCGTGGCCGCTCAACAGCGGCGCATGGACGCCACCGCGGACGCTGCTCCCACCATCGACAAACTGACGATCGAAGGTGCCCGCACCGTGGACGGCATCACTGTCGCCTCCACCCTGACCCCTGGCTTGACCACCTGGTTGTCCGCCGGGCGCGACGGCGAGGCGAAGGTGGAAGTGGAACTCGCCGGCACACCCACCAAGTCCTTCAAGGCGGGCAGGGTAATCACGGACAAGCGGCTGCTCTGGTCCGGCCAGGTCACCGCCAAGCCAGGGGACTCCCGGGTGACACTGCAGATCCCCAAGGGCAAACTTCAAGACGGTGAGAAGGTCAGATGGCGCGCCCGCGTCGCCGACTCCGACACCGGAGGCTGGACACACTGGCAGAACCTCATCATTCAGCAGCCGCAGTCGGCCCAACCGCCGGCCAAGGAAGAGCCTGTTGACGGTTCGTTGCCTAATCGCGAACCAGAGACAAAGCAAAAGGCTACTCGCGCCGGCGCATCCACTGCCTCATTGGCCGAGACGATGAGTCCGCTCACAGGCACTCAAGCGGTCCAAGCGGCCGTGAAGCCTTTCAACTACGATCGCATTAATAAACAGGGCGATTGCCAGCTGTCACGGCATCAGAGTATAGCAACGTGGCGCTGGATCAAAAATTCATTCAACGTGTGTTTTACTGGCCGTATCGGTGAAACTGAGACCGTTAATGACATTTCGAACGGAATAGCGTGGTCAGCCCGTTTCAGCATGGTCGTCCACACGTACGTGGGACACTCGGCAGGCACCGCGAACCCGACAGCAGCGCGTGGCGAAGCGGGGATCCATAGCCGTCAGATGAAGGCATGGATCAAGGTCGACGACTTTCGTCCAGGCGGCTTCGAGGGTGCTGCAGGCCGCCCGGTTAAGGTAGGTCTCAGCAACTCCAGCGGATGTTTCGTCGATAAGAAGATCATCGTCGATGATATCGGTGATTGGATCCAGGGCGCTGACCGACTGATTACCATAACCTCGCCAGAGGCTTGGTTTCCGGCGCCGGACCGTAAGGGATTCTGTGGTCTCAGGCCCTCGGTTAGCTATCCGGAAAGTGATAACCCTCTTAAGCTGTTCGGATGGCTCTCCCCTGACCGCGTCGAATTCCGCTGCGACAGCTCACCCAGAATCCTGAATCACACCGGCGGTTGTGTCGTCTGGAGTTCGCGGCCAGTCTGGCACCTCGACGGCAACCGGGCAGAGGATCCCGTAACTAAAAGTGGTGTGAACCAAACCGCAGCACACATCTGGAAAGCCCTCTACGACCCGGACGACACAGTGCCGCTGTCTCCAGTAAGGAAAAAAATCCCCGGCCGCTACAGCAAGAACGATCCTGGATGCATGTCTGAAAACAACAGATGCCTGACCAGAGCCGAGGGGGACCGTAAAGATCCAGACACCGTCCCCGGGAAGAATGACGCGGCCCGGAAAAAAGTGTGCAAACTAGCCCGGGTTCCAAGCGGCCTACAACAGCCATCATGCGACGAGTATCCCTTCGCCTCCACACACGAGGGTGCCGCCTCTGCGGGCTATAACATGTCGGTCGCAATCGTCGAGTGCAAAGACAACACCACTGCGGGCGCACTGCTCAACGGCTGGTATGACCGGCACCGCATCCTAGAGAAGGATCCCTTTTGGGTCGATGCGACCAAGAAGGGCGACACAGTTCCCGAAAATGTCCCTCCACCAGACATCGCTCAAGTCGATACCTCCGGCTTCGGTGAGAGATGTAGATAG
- a CDS encoding response regulator has translation MNGRELLAVLKEDKHLLSIPVMVLTTSSAPDDVRAAYHQHANAYVTKPINLDDFLQAVRSIDAFFLEIAVAPRRS, from the coding sequence ATGAACGGGCGTGAGCTGCTGGCCGTGCTCAAGGAGGACAAGCACCTGCTGAGCATCCCCGTCATGGTCCTGACGACCTCCTCGGCTCCCGACGACGTCCGCGCCGCCTACCACCAGCACGCCAACGCCTATGTGACAAAACCCATCAACCTCGACGACTTCCTCCAGGCCGTCCGAAGCATCGACGCTTTCTTCCTGGAGATAGCCGTCGCACCCCGCCGCTCCTGA
- a CDS encoding deaminase, protein MSNGHPCEQVMSKAIKVAHQARASGNYKIGAVVVDGRMELLSSAFTELNSEPDPTAHAEMLALRRTCSRPCMSV, encoded by the coding sequence ATGAGTAACGGGCACCCATGTGAACAGGTGATGAGCAAGGCGATAAAGGTGGCCCACCAGGCTCGCGCCTCGGGAAACTACAAAATCGGGGCGGTTGTCGTGGACGGGCGGATGGAGCTGCTCTCCTCGGCTTTCACCGAGTTGAACTCGGAGCCGGATCCGACGGCCCACGCCGAGATGCTTGCGCTTCGCCGGACGTGTTCCAGGCCGTGTATGAGCGTTTGA
- a CDS encoding HAD family hydrolase, with amino-acid sequence MDSPVDPELRMRRVDPDADVALRKLHERRFRLVLGSNTKKGQNRRQALEQAGILQLFAVTLQSDALGVAKPSRLFYDLAVTAAQFLPHEIVWVGNNIRHDVIGPFMHGMQSVLVRPAPLSEQEVQALPPGVPVIPHLSSLLPMLPGSRLNGR; translated from the coding sequence GTGGACTCACCGGTTGATCCCGAGCTGCGTATGCGCCGGGTCGACCCTGATGCGGACGTGGCACTGCGTAAACTTCATGAGCGCCGATTTCGCTTGGTGCTCGGAAGCAACACCAAAAAGGGCCAGAACCGACGGCAGGCGCTGGAACAAGCAGGGATTCTGCAGCTTTTCGCAGTCACCCTGCAGTCTGATGCATTGGGAGTGGCAAAGCCCAGCCGACTGTTCTACGACCTCGCGGTGACCGCCGCCCAGTTCCTCCCGCACGAGATCGTGTGGGTGGGAAACAACATCCGGCACGATGTGATCGGTCCGTTCATGCACGGGATGCAGTCGGTACTGGTGCGCCCGGCTCCGCTGAGCGAGCAGGAGGTTCAAGCTCTTCCACCTGGCGTTCCGGTGATCCCTCACCTCAGTTCCCTGCTTCCCATGCTGCCTGGCAGTCGCCTTAATGGCCGCTGA
- a CDS encoding endonuclease/exonuclease/phosphatase family protein, translating to MSRPQESARALPSLKQKLLTVFIWTSRKALAVANEKLILATFNFQEGGWSRHDRAYRNLPLLKEVVAQVPDLDILFLQEGFRYAEEGQRALFEVERILAPVAPLRGFLTRSDRGLLHEVIFMRWPRLMPVRHYEPGPGIYHDQIGWLHAHLEGDLDRSLALKSVHWPHWSGDARLDEALKLTRHAAPGSAAIIAGDFNSLWPGPQEFEPDWLARPPHKRLHKTMPPGARADGELRSDRRALTVLSEAGFVNAGSVDGDYTVTVNDAVDDGQGARIDHVLLSPWLAPSQVPGSYRVWVNELGDRASDHRMVSVAVDLKVAR from the coding sequence GTGAGTCGGCCCCAGGAATCCGCGAGGGCACTCCCCTCCTTAAAACAGAAGCTATTAACGGTATTCATCTGGACGTCGCGAAAGGCGTTGGCCGTGGCGAACGAAAAATTGATCCTGGCTACTTTTAACTTCCAAGAGGGCGGATGGTCGCGGCATGACCGCGCCTACCGAAATCTCCCCCTTTTGAAAGAGGTGGTCGCCCAGGTTCCTGACCTGGACATCCTTTTTCTTCAGGAAGGATTCCGCTACGCCGAGGAAGGGCAAAGGGCCCTGTTCGAGGTCGAGAGGATCCTGGCGCCGGTGGCGCCGCTGCGCGGGTTCCTGACGCGCAGCGACCGCGGCCTGCTCCACGAGGTGATCTTCATGCGGTGGCCGCGGCTGATGCCCGTCCGGCACTACGAGCCGGGGCCGGGCATCTACCATGACCAGATCGGCTGGCTGCACGCCCACCTGGAGGGCGACCTCGACCGGTCGCTGGCGCTCAAGAGCGTGCACTGGCCACACTGGTCAGGAGACGCTCGCCTGGACGAAGCGCTGAAGCTCACCCGTCACGCCGCCCCGGGCTCCGCGGCGATCATCGCAGGTGACTTCAACTCGCTGTGGCCGGGCCCGCAGGAATTCGAACCCGACTGGCTGGCCCGGCCCCCGCATAAACGGCTGCACAAGACGATGCCGCCGGGCGCACGCGCCGACGGCGAGCTGCGATCCGATCGGCGAGCACTGACCGTGCTGTCCGAGGCCGGTTTCGTCAACGCGGGATCGGTGGACGGGGACTACACCGTCACCGTCAACGACGCCGTCGACGACGGCCAGGGAGCTCGGATCGACCACGTGCTGCTCAGCCCGTGGCTGGCCCCCAGCCAGGTGCCCGGCAGCTATCGGGTGTGGGTCAACGAGCTCGGTGATCGTGCGAGCGATCACCGCATGGTGTCCGTCGCGGTAGACCTCAAGGTAGCCAGGTGA
- a CDS encoding methyltransferase has translation MTQNGLPQRARTIPRGAETVNSQHTITIQSIVDGVLLFGALNAFCELDLPDILDRAAHRTLPLKELASWCGAQPELLERLLLPLSAKSIVNLTKTVGEGSVVTLTPLGAALRKDVPGSLRHTVTMTARPAWWEVIPQYGQIARTGKPILPEGHRSLYEYLAANPDENEAFDAFMAARSHPAAMALTTEDFSGVQTVVDVGGGTGGTLATILEAHPHCRGVLQELPRVAVRAETNLAARGMADRLQVLPGDFFEGVPAMPHTPGKTVYLLSSVLHNWSDEDSLRILGQVRAAMVATGSPAELWLVEKLTLHALLDLRMMAFFEGGHERTPDQYTHLLARAGFVQQRTRPLAGVLTLVTATLASLVVPPS, from the coding sequence ATGACCCAGAACGGCCTGCCGCAGCGCGCCCGCACCATCCCGCGGGGCGCCGAGACGGTGAACTCCCAGCACACAATCACCATCCAGAGCATCGTCGACGGCGTCCTGCTGTTCGGCGCGCTGAACGCCTTCTGCGAGCTGGACCTGCCCGACATCCTCGACCGCGCCGCCCACCGGACGCTGCCGTTGAAGGAACTCGCCAGCTGGTGCGGGGCACAGCCGGAGCTGCTGGAGCGCCTGCTGCTCCCGCTGTCGGCCAAGAGCATCGTGAACCTCACCAAGACGGTGGGCGAGGGGAGCGTCGTCACGCTCACCCCGCTGGGAGCCGCGCTTCGCAAAGACGTCCCGGGCTCCCTGCGGCACACGGTGACCATGACCGCCAGGCCCGCCTGGTGGGAGGTGATCCCCCAATACGGGCAGATCGCCCGTACCGGGAAACCCATCCTGCCCGAGGGACACCGGTCGCTGTATGAGTACCTGGCGGCTAACCCCGACGAGAACGAGGCGTTCGACGCGTTCATGGCGGCGCGGTCACATCCTGCGGCCATGGCGCTCACCACCGAGGACTTCTCCGGCGTGCAGACCGTGGTGGACGTGGGCGGCGGCACCGGCGGCACGCTGGCGACCATCCTCGAAGCGCACCCGCACTGCCGCGGCGTGCTCCAGGAACTCCCCCGGGTCGCCGTCCGCGCCGAGACCAACCTGGCCGCCCGCGGGATGGCCGATCGATTGCAGGTCCTGCCCGGCGACTTCTTCGAGGGCGTCCCGGCGATGCCGCATACGCCCGGGAAGACGGTGTACCTGCTGAGCAGCGTGCTCCACAACTGGTCTGACGAGGATTCGCTCCGGATCCTCGGGCAGGTGCGCGCCGCCATGGTCGCCACCGGCAGCCCGGCCGAGCTGTGGCTGGTCGAGAAACTGACACTCCACGCCCTGCTCGACCTGCGCATGATGGCGTTCTTCGAAGGCGGGCACGAGCGAACCCCCGACCAGTACACGCACCTGCTGGCGCGGGCCGGCTTCGTCCAGCAGCGCACCAGGCCGCTGGCGGGCGTGCTGACCCTGGTCACCGCGACGCTGGCGAGCTTGGTGGTGCCGCCTTCCTGA
- a CDS encoding ABC transporter substrate-binding protein produces MACTAEKPSVSTERALIPIKVGALLVPDAAPAHIAFRRGLFRDEGLDVRLEPIQAASAALPALDGGSLQFALLNYVTAIMATAEGDAKLLMVADSYQAADGTFVVMVKGGSSYKTMADLRGRKIGVASRRSIGSITVASALKTFNMAESDVDLVEFPLPDMPALLEAGTIDAAWMTQPYVLNAAQKTGARELQDMTKGGPMADFPIAGWGVTAAYAKENPHVVAAFRRAIGKAQQIAANDRRAVEEVLPTYTKIDAATAAVIPLGTFPTTLEEGRLQRVADTMLEHGYLTEPFKVSALLAAQTPSPSSAPLSKGQP; encoded by the coding sequence GTGGCGTGTACGGCCGAGAAGCCGTCCGTCAGCACCGAGCGAGCCCTGATCCCGATCAAGGTCGGGGCGCTGCTTGTCCCGGACGCGGCCCCGGCCCACATCGCATTTCGTCGCGGACTCTTTCGTGATGAGGGCCTCGACGTTCGGCTGGAACCGATCCAGGCCGCCAGCGCGGCGCTGCCCGCGCTCGATGGCGGCAGCCTGCAGTTCGCGCTGCTCAACTACGTCACCGCGATCATGGCAACGGCGGAAGGCGACGCCAAGCTCCTCATGGTCGCCGACAGCTACCAGGCGGCCGACGGGACCTTCGTCGTCATGGTGAAGGGGGGCTCCTCCTACAAGACCATGGCGGACCTGCGCGGCCGGAAGATCGGGGTCGCAAGCCGCCGGAGCATCGGCTCCATCACGGTCGCTTCGGCCCTCAAGACGTTCAACATGGCAGAAAGCGACGTCGACCTTGTGGAGTTCCCACTCCCCGACATGCCGGCGCTGCTCGAAGCGGGCACCATCGATGCGGCGTGGATGACCCAGCCGTACGTTCTGAACGCCGCGCAGAAGACCGGGGCCCGCGAGCTACAGGACATGACCAAGGGCGGCCCGATGGCCGACTTCCCCATCGCTGGATGGGGGGTCACCGCCGCTTACGCCAAGGAGAACCCGCACGTCGTCGCTGCGTTCCGGCGGGCGATCGGCAAGGCCCAGCAGATCGCCGCGAACGACCGTAGGGCAGTTGAGGAGGTCCTGCCGACCTACACCAAGATCGACGCCGCGACCGCCGCGGTCATCCCCCTGGGCACCTTCCCCACCACCCTGGAGGAGGGGCGCCTGCAGCGCGTCGCCGACACGATGCTCGAACACGGCTACCTCACCGAGCCCTTCAAGGTGAGCGCACTGCTGGCAGCGCAGACACCGTCCCCCTCCTCGGCCCCACTGTCGAAAGGACAGCCGTGA